One Klebsiella electrica genomic window, CAGAGAGATTGCCCGCCGCACCCTGGACGACATGGCGCAGGTCAACCCGCAGATTAATGCCTGGACGCAGATCACCGAACGCCGGATGCTCGCCGAAGCCGGGCAGATTGATGCGCTGCGTCGAACCGGCCAGCCGTTACCGCCGCTGGCGGGGGTCCCCTACGCGGTAAAAAATCTGTTCGACGTTGCCGGGGAAACCACCCTCGCCGGCGCCCGGCTGTTCAGCGAGCGCCCGCCTGCCGCCAACGACGGTTGGGCGGTGCGGCAGATCTGCGCGGCAGGCGGCCTGCTTAGCGGAATGGTCAATATGGACGCCTACGCCTACGGGTTCACCACCGAAAACAGCCACTACGGCGCCACCCATAATCCGCACGATCTGCAGCGCATCGCCGGCGGATCTTCCGGCGGGTCGGCAGCGGCGGTCGCCGCCGGGTTGGTTCACTTCGCTCTGGGCAGCGATACCAACGGCTCGATCCGCGTCCCGGCTTCCTTATGCGGTATTTTTGGCCTGAAACCGACGTTTGGCCGCCTGTCGCGCGCGGGCAGCCATCCGTTCGTCGCCAGCCTCGATCACATTGGCCCGTTTGCCCGCTGCGTCGACGATCTGGCGGCGGTGTACGATGCCTTACAGGGACACGACCCCGACGATGACGCCCAGGCGGATGCAGCCATTGCCCCTACTCGCCAGCGGCTGGAACGCGGGGCGGAGGGTCTGCGCTGCGCGGTACTTGGCGGCTATTTCAGCGACTGGTGCGATAACGACGCCCGCGCCGCCGTGGCGCGCGTGGCGCAGGCCCTTGAGGCCCGCGAAGAGCATGTGTTCCCC contains:
- a CDS encoding AtzE family amidohydrolase, producing the protein MTLTEMTIADIQRALADGELSAREIARRTLDDMAQVNPQINAWTQITERRMLAEAGQIDALRRTGQPLPPLAGVPYAVKNLFDVAGETTLAGARLFSERPPAANDGWAVRQICAAGGLLSGMVNMDAYAYGFTTENSHYGATHNPHDLQRIAGGSSGGSAAAVAAGLVHFALGSDTNGSIRVPASLCGIFGLKPTFGRLSRAGSHPFVASLDHIGPFARCVDDLAAVYDALQGHDPDDDAQADAAIAPTRQRLERGAEGLRCAVLGGYFSDWCDNDARAAVARVAQALEAREEHVFPEAELARSAAFIISAAEGGNHYLPALRREPARFEPNSRERLLAGAMIPSAWYLQAQRFRRHAREAITSLLRHADVLIAPATPCSATLIGQQTMTINGEMLPVRASMGMLTQPISFLGLPVVTVPLRTASNQPIGVQLIAAPFNELACLRAARALEQAGITEARPAERAV